The sequence TGCCTGTCTCTaacctgtctctcacctgtctccttgcctgtctctcacctgttaCTCacctgtccctcacctgtctctcacctgtctctcacctgtctctcacctgtccctCACCTGTTACTCacctgtccctcacctgtccctcacctgtctctcacctgtctctcacctgtccctTGCCTGTCTCTaacctgtctctcacctgtctccttgcctgtctctcacctgttaCTCacctgtccctcacctgtccctcacctgtctctcacctgtctctcacctgtccctTGCCTGTCTCTaacctgtctctcacctgtctccttgcctgtctctcacctgttaCTCacctgtccctcacctgtcccTCACCTGGGCCCCCTGGGGACTTGTCCTCGGccttcagggtggaggagacggaCTGGAGACAGTGGAGGTCTGAGCTTCATGTGATCAGAGAGGAGGACCCCGAAGACCACATGCCTGAAGACACTCCTGCTGgtaggctgcacacacacacacacacacacacacacacacacacacacacacacacacacacacacacacacacacaaaccagaatGTGTCAACATGACATTAATAGCATTTCTGTCCCATGGCTCTTTTCATCATCAATCAGCAGGAACGACGGGTTTTAGAGGTTTTAGAGGGTTTAGAGGTTTTAGAGGGTTTAGAGGGTTTAGAGGTTTTAGAGGTTTTAGAGGGTTTAGAGGTTTTAGAGGTTTTAGAGGTTTTAGAGGGTTTAGAGGGTTTAGAGGTTTTAGAGGTTTTAGAGGGTTTAGAGGGTTTAGAGGTTTTAGAGGTTTTAGAGGTTTTAGAGGGTTTAGAGGGTTTAGAGGTTTTAGAGGTTTTAGAGGTTTTAGAGGGTTTAGAGGTTTTAGAGGGTTTAGAGGTTTTAGAGGGTTTAGAGGTTTTAGAGGGTTTAGAGGTTTTAGACGTTTTAGAGGTTTTAGAGGTTTTAGAGGTTTTAGAGGGTTTAGAGGGTTTAGAGGGTTTAGAGGTTTTAGAGGGTTTAGAGGGTTTAGAGGGTTTAGAGGTTTTAGAGGGTTTAGAGGTTTTAGAGGGTTTAAAGGTTTTAGAGGGTTTAGAGGTTTTAGAGGGTTTAGAGGGTTTAAAGGTTTTAGAGGGTTTAGAGGTTTTAGAGGGTTTAGAGGGTTTAGAGGGTTTAAAGGTTTTAGAGGGTTTAGAGGTTTTAGAGGGTTTAAAGGTTTTAGAGGGTTTAGAGGTTTTAGAGGGTTTAGAGGTTTTAGAGGGTTGAGAGGGTTTAAAGGTTTTAGAGGTTTTAGAGGGTTTAGAGGTTTTAGAGGGTTTAGAGGTTTTAGAGGTTTTAGAGGGTTTAGAGGTTTTAGAGGGTTTAAAGGTTTTAGAGGGTTTAGAGGTTTTAGAGGGTTTAGAGGTTTTAGAGGTTTTAGAGGGTTTAGAGGTTTTAGAGGGTTTAGAGGTTTTAGAGGGTTTAAAGGTTTTAGAGGGTTTAGAGGTTTTAGAGGGTTTAGAGGGTTTAGAGGGTTTAGAGGTTTAGAGGGTTTAGAGGGTCTAGAGGGTTTAGAGGGTTTAGAGGTTTTAGAGGGTTTAGAGGGTTTAGAGGTTTTAGAGGGTTTAGAGGGTTTAGAGGGTTTAGAGGGTTTAGAGGGTTTAGAGGTTTTAGAGGGTTTAGAGGGTTTAGAGGGTTTACCGGAAACGAGCTGCTTCAGTAAAGAACTTCCTGCTGGAAGCTTCTTCATTTACATGGAATTTTAAAAGCACTGAACTCTGAAAATCCACAACGTGTTGTTGCTGAATCTTCAGTAGAGCACCTGGTCCTGTGCTGCTGCGGTCGTGTTTGCTCTCAGAAGGCAGGGTCTGGACAGGGGGGGGTCTGGACGGGGTGGGGTCTGGACGGGGTGTGGTTTGGACGGGGTGTGGTCTGGACGGGGTGGGGTCTAGACGGGGTGGGGTCTGGAGGGGGTGGGGTCTAGACGGGGTGGGGTCTGGAGGGGGTGTGGTCTGGACGGGGTGGGGTCTGGAGGGGGTGTGGTCTGGATCGGGGGGTGGTCTGGACGGGGTGTGGTCTGGACGGGGTGTGGTCTGGACGGGGTGGGGTCTGGAGGGGGTGTGGTCTGGACGGGGTGTGGTCTGGACGGGGTGGGGTCTGGAGGGGGTGGGGTCTGGACGGGGTGTGGTCTGGACGTTGTGTGGTCTGGAGCGGGTGGGGTCTGGAGGGGGTGTGGTCTGGACGGGGTGGGGTCTGGACGGGGTGTGGTCTGGATGGGGTGGGGTCTGGACGGGGTGGGGTCTGGAGGGGGTGGGGTCTGGACGGGGTGGGGTCTGGAGGGGGTGTGGTCTGGACGGGGTGGGGTCTGGACGGGGTGTGGTCTGGATGGGGTGTGGTCTGGACGGGGTGTGGTCTGGACGGGGTGTGGTCTGGACGGGGTGGGGTCTGGACGGGGTGTGGTCTGGACGGGGTGTGGTCTGGACGGGGTGGGGTCTGGACGTTGTGTGGTCTGGAGGGGGTGGGGTCTGGACGGGGTGGGGTCTGGAGGGGGTGGGGTCTGGACGGGGTGTGGTCTGGACGGGGTGTGGTCTGGATGGGGTGGGGTCTGGACGGGGTGGGGTCTGGAGGGGGTGGGGTCTGGACGGGGTGGGGTCTGGAGGGGGTGTGGTCTGGAGGGGGTGTGGTCTGGACGGGGTGGGGTCTGGACGGGGTGAGGTCTGGACGGGGTGTGGTCTGGACGGGGTGTGGTCTGGACGGGGTGGGGTCTGGACGGGGTGTGGTCTGGACGGGGTGTGGTCTGGACGGGGTGGGGTCTGGACGGGGTGTGGTCTGGACGGGGTGTGGTCTGGACGGGGTGGGGTCTGGACGGGGTGTGGTCTGGACGGGGTGTGGTCTGGACGGGGTGGGGTCTGGACGGGGTGTGGTCTGGACGGGGTGGGGTCTGGACGTTGTGTGGTCTGGAGGGGGTGGGGTCTGGATCGGGGGGTGGGGTCTGGACGGGgtggggtctggatggggtgTGGTCTGGACGGGGTGTGGTCTGGATCGGGGGGTGGTCTGGACGGGGTGGGGTCTGGATCGGGGGGTGGTCTGGACGGGGTGGGGTCTGGACGGGGTGGGGTCTGGACGGGGTGTGGTCTGGATCGGGGGGTGGTCTGGACGGGGTGGGGTCTGGACGGGGTGGGGTCTGGATCTGTGTGGTGGATCTGGGACCCTGAGCTGAATGTGTTCTGACTCTTCAGGTACGACCTTTAACCTGAACCTGCTCCTGAGGAGGATCCGGTCCAGaggaggccggcggcggcgggacgctCCGGCTGCACCGTGACGGCGCCTCCAGGCGGCGGCGGGACACAGCTTCAGGAAACGTTCATGTTCTCCTTCTgaaaccagctgtgtgtgtgtgtgtgtgtgtgtgtgtgtgtgtgtgtgtgtgtgtgtgttccagtttaataataataataataaagcattggttttatatagcacttttcaggacactcaaagacactttacattgcattcttcattccctccatactgggtggtggtaagctgctgctgtagccacagctgtcctggggggggcagactgacagaagcgaggctgccagtctgcgccatcggcccctcccaccaccaccaaccattcactctcacaactttcatgctaggcaacgtgggtgaagtgtcttgcccaaggacacaatgacagttttacgcctgcgggagcggggatcgaaccgccaaccttccggttataagacgacctgctctaccaactgagctgctgAATTAAAAATGAGCATGAAGGTGAAAAACTGAAGCAGAGCCTAATGATCAGTGAGCAGTGGCTGTGAACTCTGATGACCTAACAGCCAGCTAGCACCATGCTAACAGCCTGTTAGCACCATGCTGGCAGCCAGCTAGCACCATGCTAACAGGCTGCTAGCACCATGCTGGCAGCCAGCTAGCACCATGCTAACAGGCTGCTAGCACCATGCTGGCAGCCAGCTAGCACCATGCTAACAGGCTGCTAGCACCATGCTGGCAGCCAGCTAGCACCATGCTAACAGGCTGCTAGCACCATGCTGGCAGCCAGCTAGCACCATGCTAACAGGCTGCTAACACCATGCTGGCAGCCAGCTAGCACCATGCTAACAGGCTGCTAGCACCATGCTGGCAGCCAGCTAGCACCATGCTAACAGGCTGCTAGCACCATGCTGGCAGCCAGCTAGCACCATGTTAACAGACTGCTAGCACCATGCTAGGCAGCCAGCTAGCAGCCTGTTAGCAGCCAGCTAGCACCATGCTAGCAGCCAGCTAGCACTATGCTAGCACACATCAGGTGTCAGTGGGGACCCCCTCTGGTCAGGAGTGGAGTGTTGTTCTTCGTGGTTCCAGTCAGCAGATGgtggaccaacatgagaacCAGGAGGTTTTCAGAGTATTGCCGTGGAAACGTGGAAAAGTCCAAGACCcccccaaagaaaaaaaaaaaaaaaacatcaaccgGAGACGCTGACTGCGTTTACAAACTTTATTTCATTGGGGAATGTTTGTGCAAGACTTCTTCTCCCTGAAGGTTCGGCAAAACTGAAGAATCACATTTTCACAGagtacagcccccccccccccccccccccccgaggccACGGAACCTGGAGAACCAACGTCTCACTCTGGAGCCAATGAGCCAggctgcgggggggggggggggggggcgtctctGCAGGACTTCACACTGCTTCAGTAGTTTCTATTGGTTCTCCATcagattctcacacacacacacacacacacacacacacccgaggAGCAGAGAGGGTCTCTGGCTTCAGTCCTCTGAACTGCCAGTGTGGTGGAAGAAACTCCTAACAGTATCCGGGGTGATGGCCGTGCACGCCGCCGTGCACGCCGCCGTGCACGCCGCCGGGCTGCTGGCGGCGCAGGGCGGCGCGGTGCATCTTCTCCATCAGGCCGGCGCTCTGCTCGGGGAAGCCGGGCAGCTGGAAGTCCTCGGACGGCAAGTCCCCGTCCTGCAGGGGGGGGCCCGGCCGGTACTTTGCCCCCAGGACGCGGTCTCTCTGGAAGGCCCCCGCGGGGCCCCCGTCGGTCCAGGGGGGCTGCGGGTACTGGCCGTTCGCGTAGGGCCCGGCCCCCTCGGGGCGGctggcgggggaggggggctgcggGTTCTCCgccgggcgctgcagagcgaagccccgggcggcggcgggcggcgtgTGGGCGTGGCCGAGGCCGCGGGGGGGGAAGGCGCCGTCGGCCAGAGGCTCCATGCGGGGGTTCTTGCAGGGGAGGGCCCCCTCGGGGGGGTGCTGCGTGTGCGCCATCTGATGCTGCGCCCAGCAGCgatgcagctcctgcagccgccgccatTCGGCGTCCGCGGCGCCggacggagggggcggggcggcgccgggggcctgagggggggtCTGGTCGGGGGGGCCCGCCGGGAGACCGCCGGGGGGGTGCTGGGAGGACACCCGGGAGCTGGCGTTGATCAGCAGGTTGCGGCTGATGGggctggggttggcgatctggCCCTCGCAGACCgaggtgcccccccccccggcgcgGGCGCGGCACAGCCGGTGGATCTGGGTCACGATGCTGCTCAGGTCGGCGGGCCGGTTCTGCGGGCCGGCGGCCAGCGACAGCGGGATGGTGGAGGTGGACACCGTCACGTTGGGCGGGGCGTCGGCGTCGGGGAGCCTGCGGGGGCCGTACGGTCCGGCGGGGGGCTGCTGGAGGCCGCCCGGCGCCTGAGGGGGGGCCGGCGGACCCCCCGGCACCTGGCCGTGCTGCAGAGCTCCGTCAGACATGTGGCACAGATCCTGAGAGCCTCCCTGGGGAGGGGGAAGACCCTGGTGGGGGGCCTGACGCTTCAGGGTCGGCAGGTGAGACAGACGCTGCTGTGGTGCCACCGGCGGACCCGGCAGA is a genomic window of Salarias fasciatus unplaced genomic scaffold, fSalaFa1.1, whole genome shotgun sequence containing:
- the LOC115385444 gene encoding protein FAM222B-like isoform X1, with the protein product MLACLPASGHSSVSRLSRSQMNSGLQKWESTRRRRSAGRPSPAQLDAFASRVSAEPLTVQIFAGSVRVPQRKHVRRTVNGLDTSPSVQRHSPYPPPAGARGGLLAVLPAPPQGVQEPDRIRRAAMNPHGGSHAAHSTLTPPQVPEGRGGVHPQPPRAPVHPQPPRAAHSLQQRGMAQRPPQPPGLQRQQGLPGSTGPPGPRGLPGPAGLLGPAGLPGPAGLLVPSGPLGLPGPAGLPGPAGLPAPAGLPAPAGLPGPAGLSGPAGLPGPAGLPGPAGLPGPAGLPGPAGLPGPAGLPVPSGPLGLPGPAGLPSPAGLPGPAGLPGPAGLPGPAGLPGPAGLPGPAGLPGPAGLPGPAGLPGPPVAPQQRLSHLPTLKRQAPHQGLPPPQGGSQDLCHMSDGALQHGQVPGGPPAPPQAPGGLQQPPAGPYGPRRLPDADAPPNVTVSTSTIPLSLAAGPQNRPADLSSIVTQIHRLCRARAGGGGTSVCEGQIANPSPISRNLLINASSRVSSQHPPGGLPAGPPDQTPPQAPGAAPPPPSGAADAEWRRLQELHRCWAQHQMAHTQHPPEGALPCKNPRMEPLADGAFPPRGLGHAHTPPAAARGFALQRPAENPQPPSPASRPEGAGPYANGQYPQPPWTDGGPAGAFQRDRVLGAKYRPGPPLQDGDLPSEDFQLPGFPEQSAGLMEKMHRAALRRQQPGGVHGGVHGGVHGHHPGYC
- the LOC115385444 gene encoding collagen alpha-1(I) chain-like isoform X2: MLACLPASGHSSVSRLSRSQMNSGLQKWESTRRRRSAGRPSPAQLDAFASRVSAEPLTVQIFAGSVRVPQRKHVRRTVNGLDTSPSVQRHSPYPPPAGARGGLLAVLPAPPQGVQEPDRIRRAAMNPHGGSHAAHSTLTPPQVPEGRGGVHPQPPRAPVHPQPPRAAHSLQQRGMAQRPPQPPGLQRQQGLPGSTGPPGPRGLPGPAGLPGPAGLPGPAGLPGPAGLPVPSGPLGLPGPAGLPSPAGLPGPAGLPGPAGLPGPAGLPGPAGLPGPAGLPGPAGLPGPAGLPGPPVAPQQRLSHLPTLKRQAPHQGLPPPQGGSQDLCHMSDGALQHGQVPGGPPAPPQAPGGLQQPPAGPYGPRRLPDADAPPNVTVSTSTIPLSLAAGPQNRPADLSSIVTQIHRLCRARAGGGGTSVCEGQIANPSPISRNLLINASSRVSSQHPPGGLPAGPPDQTPPQAPGAAPPPPSGAADAEWRRLQELHRCWAQHQMAHTQHPPEGALPCKNPRMEPLADGAFPPRGLGHAHTPPAAARGFALQRPAENPQPPSPASRPEGAGPYANGQYPQPPWTDGGPAGAFQRDRVLGAKYRPGPPLQDGDLPSEDFQLPGFPEQSAGLMEKMHRAALRRQQPGGVHGGVHGGVHGHHPGYC